A window of Bacteroidota bacterium genomic DNA:
GTGGCTCTACAGTTGATGTTAACTTAGTTAAGTCAACTACTATTACACTTACCATTACAAATACACTTGGACAAGTAATTAAAACAGAGACTAAAAATTTACCTGCAGGAGTTCACAACCTAAATCTGACCTCAAAAGGGATGCAAAAAGGTATTTATTTCTACACTATTTCTGCAGAAGGCAACTCAACTACAAAACGAATGATTATCAAATAGTTAGTTGAAAAATAAATAAAAAAACCACGCTAGTAGCGTGGTTTTTTTATTTTACACGATAGCGTATATTTACATGCAACCTTTTCTAGTAAAAAACCATCTTTAGTACAAACCCAACACACGCAATGAATAATGTTTCGGAAGAACAGTTGATTATTTTGTGTGGAAAGGGTAACGAACTTGCACTAAAAACAATATTCGAAAAATACAGCAAAACAATGATGGGAGTTTGCATGCGATACACAAATGATTATGATACAGCACAGGATGTTTTGCAAGACAGCTTTATCAAAGCATTTGGAGCCATAAGAAATTTTCAAGCAAAAGGATCGTTTGAAGGTTGGCTTCGAAAAATTGTGGTAAATACGGCCCTCGAGAATATTAGAAAAAACAAAAAGAAACAGCACGACATTACCATAGATGAATCTTTTGATACTGGAATAGATGAAACTATATCCGCTTCCATTTCTGCCAAAGTTTTATTAAATGTAATTCAAAAAATACCGGAAGGCTATCGAACAATTTTTAACCTGTTTGCTATTGAAGGTTACACGCATAAAGAAATCGGAGAGTTATTACACATATCTGAAAACACCTCCAAGTC
This region includes:
- a CDS encoding RNA polymerase sigma factor, which encodes MNNVSEEQLIILCGKGNELALKTIFEKYSKTMMGVCMRYTNDYDTAQDVLQDSFIKAFGAIRNFQAKGSFEGWLRKIVVNTALENIRKNKKKQHDITIDESFDTGIDETISASISAKVLLNVIQKIPEGYRTIFNLFAIEGYTHKEIGELLHISENTSKSQYSRAKVYIQKVLKSELIHEE